From the Lathyrus oleraceus cultivar Zhongwan6 chromosome 4, CAAS_Psat_ZW6_1.0, whole genome shotgun sequence genome, one window contains:
- the LOC127074080 gene encoding plant UBX domain-containing protein 8, with protein sequence MATPNQETIDTFISITGVSAPVALQKLEEHGGSLNEAVNAFFSEGDRNLMTSSATFPQGDFMDIDDDPRDDEILRPSSLLSSARNLHPFSLLDPTIGRSIFDTHLGSTNQTPFVTHPREVREIPIEVKDGSQSTPQAGRTPIVEDVTGTVHAQGSDIHGSVVIIDDDDDDTPPAPTHTLPDSSVIPSAPNFENLPDSGNDIEEEMIRAAIEASKREAEENYSNHELGRQVDLRESGPNPRQTFLEDPELAHAVSLSLKTAEQEKARRVQEGDVGAPTAGPSKAPAVELGEVSSNGRLQAGSLSFKDEDEDVDVEEMPLVRNRSRNVSVSSTALGKEADFIGSSTLPSTTIQESSSPPSQNDVSFPSDEWGGISSVEHDEAVMLEAAMFGGIPEGSGYRQAYAPHEFMQNRGFNPQPAPLAYRPPSPSLETQRLIREQQDDEYLASLQADREKELKAIEEAEAAREEERRKAEESQRKLQEEQELETHLAAKEVSLPPEPASGDDNAVNLLVKMPDGSRRGRRFLRSDKLQSLFDFIDIGRQIKPSSYRLVRPYPRRAFGVGESAVTLEELGLTNKQEALFLELV encoded by the exons ATGGCTACGCCAAATCAAGAGACTATTGATACTTTTATAAGCATCACTGGTGTTTCTGCACCTGTGGCACTGCAAAAACTCGAG GAGCATGGTGGCAGTCTTAATGAAGCTGTAAATGCATTTTTTAGCGAAGGAGATAGAAATTTGATGACCAG CTCTGCCACATTTCCTCAAGGGGATTTCATGGACATAGATGATGATCCGCGTGATGATGAAATTCTTAGACCTTCATCTCTTCTATCTTCAGCAAGAAATCTCCATCCATTTTCTCTTCTTGATCCTACAATTGGTAGAAGTATATTTGATACTCATCTTGGTTCAACAAACCAGACACCATTTGTTACACATCCAAGAGAGGTAAGGGAGATTCCAATTGAGGTTAAGGATGGTAGTCAATCCACTCCTCAAGCTGGCCGCACTCCAATCGTCGAAGATGTCACTGGAACTGTTCATGCCCAAGGTTCGGATATACATGGGAGTGTCGTAATAATTGATGATGATGACGACGATACTCCACCTGCTCCGACTCATACTTTGCCTGACAGTAGTGTGATACCTAGTGCTCCCAACTTTGAGAATTTACCAGATAGTGGCAATGACATAGAAGAAGAAATGATTCGTGCAGCCATTGAGGCATCCAAACGGGAGGCTGAGGAAAATTACAGCAATCACGAACTTGGCAGACAAGTT GACTTAAGGGAATCTGGGCCTAACCCAAGGCAAACATTTTTGGAGGATCCTGAGCTTGCCCATGCAGTTTCATTGTCCTTGAAG ACAGCAGAGCAAGAAAAAGCAAGACGTGTACAAGAAGGTGATGTTGGAGCACCTACAGCAGGACCATCTAAGGCACCAGCGGTTGAATTAGGGGAAGTATCTTCAAATGGAAG ATTGCAGGCAGGAAGCTTATCCTttaaagatgaagatgaagatgtAGATGTAGAGGAGATGCCTTTGGTTAGGAACAGGTCTAGAAATGTATCAGTCAGCTCCACAGCACTGGGCAAAGAGGCTGATTTCATTGGATCTAGCACACTGCCAAGCACAACAATTCAGGAAAGCAGCAGTCCTCCTTCGCAAAATGATGTTTCCTTTCCCTCTGATGAA TGGGGTGGCATTTCTTCTGTGGAACATGATGAAGCAGTAATGCTTGAGGCTGCAATGTTTGGTGGAATCCCGGAAGGAAGTGGTTATCGCCAAGCTTATGCACCACACGAGTTCATGCAGAATAGGGGTTTCAATCCTCAGCCTGCACCTCTTGCTTATCGCCCACCTTCACCATCATTGGAGACTCAACGCTTGATAAGGGAACAACAG GATGATGAATACCTTGCATCGTTACAAGCAGACAGAGAAAAAGAGTTGAAAGCCATAGAGGAAGCTGAGGCTGCTCGCGAAGAGGAAAGACGGAAGGCAGAAGAATCTCAAAGGAAGTTGCAGGAAGAGCAG GAATTGGAAACACATTTAGCTGCCAAAGAGGTCTCTCTACCGCCTGAACCAGCCTCAGGTGATGATAATGCTGTGAATCTGCTGGTAAAAATGCCAGATGGCAGCCGTCGGGGACGTCGATTCCTAAGATCAGATAAGCTCCAG TCTCTTTTCGACTTCATTGATATTGGTAGACAAATTAAACCAAGCAGTTACAGACTG GTGAGACCATATCCTAGGCGTGCCTTTGGTGTTGGAGAAAGTGCTGTGACACTGGAAGAGCTTGGCTTAACCAACAAGCAAGAGGCTTTGTTTTTGGAGTTAGTCTGA
- the LOC127074081 gene encoding scarecrow-like protein 28 gives MLAGCSSSTLLSPTHRLRSEASSAQFQACHFQIPSMSAQRLDLPCSFPRKDGSSRSQQQLRPAGISLEKPEVKNSNNGSSACSLQQNIRLPPLATTAQTLGEIKDEEFWEKGGRSLKRLAEHGSLEESFANRVKRKKGNGGDENFEESERDSFSLAQFGAGNFWSVHSFGGFNNPSLPFSLNCSGDEERVCFAPAEVVSAPLPLSNNPWIESAVTTITNFGEGSHQHQHHHHHVNEGSVSNDSSESQSLSLRLNENASEHGDGNGSGNPYQHEGTEVETGEEDEEEEHRGFELLSLLTGCVDAIGSRNVAAINHFIAKLGDLASPRGTSISRICAYFTEALAIRVTRLWPHVFHITATSRDFDRVVDDDETVTALRLLNQVTPIPKFLHFTSNEMLLRAFEGKERVHIIDFDIKQGLQWPGLFQSLASRTNPPSHIRITGVGESKQELNETGDRLAGFAEALNLPFEFHPVVDRLEDVRLWMLHVKEHETVAVNCVLQLHKTLHDGSGGALRDFLGLIRSTNPTIVVIAEQEAEHNEAKLDSRVCNSLKHYSALFDSIDHSGLPLESPMRMKIEEMFAREIRNIIACEGRDRLERHQSFGNWRKMIVEHGGFRCMGVTEREMIQSQFLLKMYSCDNYNIQKQDNEGATALTLGWLDQPLYTVSSWAPVDVAGSSSSFSQPA, from the coding sequence ATGTTGGCTGGTTGTTCTAGCTCGACATTGTTGTCACCAACTCACAGATTAAGGAGTGAAGCATCATCAGCACAGTTTCAAGCTTGTCATTTCCAGATACCATCAATGAGCGCACAGAGATTGGATTTACCTTGTAGCTTCCCGAGGAAAGACGGTTCTTCGCGTTCGCAGCAGCAGTTGAGGCCCGCGGGAATTTCGCTGGAGAAGCCTGAAGTCAAGAACAGCAACAACGGTAGTAGCGCGTGTTCTCTGCAGCAGAACATTCGGTTGCCGCCTTTAGCAACAACAGCACAGACATTGGGAGAGATTAAGGATGAGGAGTTTTGGGAGAAGGGTGGGAGGAGTTTGAAGAGGCTTGCAGAACATGGATCTTTGGAGGAGTCTTTTGCAAATAGAGTTAAGAGGAAAAAGGGTAATGGAGGTGATGAGAATTTTGAGGAATCTGAAAGGGATAGTTTCAGTTTGGCACAATTTGGTGCTGGAAACTTTTGGTCTGTTCATAGTTTTGGAGGTTTTAATAACCCTTCACTTCCTTTCTCTTTGAATTGTTCTGGAGATGAGGAAAGGGTTTGTTTTGCTCCTGCTGAAGTGGTTTCTGCACCTTTGCCTTTGTCCAACAATCCTTGGATTGAATCTGCTGTAACAACGATCACCAATTTCGGTGAGGGTAGCCACcaacatcaacatcatcatcatcatgtcAACGAAGGTTCAGTCTCCAATGATTCATCAGAAAGCCAGAGTTTGAGCCTGAGGTTGAATGAGAATGCATCAGAACATGGAGATGGTAATGGTTCAGGGAATCCTTATCAGCATGAAGGCACTGAAGTGGAGACAGGAGAAGAGGATGAAGAAGAGGAGCATCGCGGCTTTGAGCTTTTGAGCTTGCTTACCGGTTGTGTTGATGCTATTGGATCAAGGAATGTGGCCGCAATCAACCATTTCATTGCGAAATTGGGTGATCTTGCATCTCCAAGGGGAACTTCCATAAGCCGAATTTGTGCTTATTTTACAGAAGCCTTAGCCATCAGAGTCACCAGGCTTTGGCCTCATGTTTTTCACATCACTGCCACTTCTCGCGATTTTGACAGGGTGGTGGATGATGATGAAACTGTCACTGCGTTGAGGCTTCTAAACCAGGTTACCCCAATTCCCAAGTTTCTCCATTTCACATCAAATGAGATGCTGCTGAGGGCTTTTGAAGGGAAAGAAAGGGTTCACATTATAGACTTTGACATAAAGCAAGGACTTCAATGGCCTGGCTTGTTCCAAAGTTTAGCTTCAAGGACTAATCCTCCTAGCCATATTCGAATAACGGGCGTGGGGGAATCAAAGCAAGAGCTGAATGAAACCGGAGACAGGCTTGCTGGTTTCGCCGAGGCTTTGAACCTTCCTTTTGAGTTTCATCCAGTGGTGGACAGACTTGAAGATGTGAGGCTTTGGATGCTACATGTGAAGGAACATGAAACTGTGGCTGTGAACTGTGTTTTGCAGCTCCACAAGACCCTCCATGATGGCAGTGGAGGAGCATTGAGAGACTTTTTGGGTCTCATTCGCAGCACCAATCCTACAATTGTCGTTATTGCAGAACAAGAAGCGGAACACAACGAGGCGAAGCTGGACTCAAGAGTCTGCAATTCGTTGAAACATTACTCGGCGCTGTTTGATTCGATTGATCACAGTGGCCTTCCACTGGAGAGTCCAATGAGGATGAAGATAGAGGAGATGTTTGCTAGGGAGATAAGGAACATCATTGCTTGTGAAGGAAGGGACAGGTTAGAGAGGCACCAGAGTTTTGGAAATTGGAGGAAGATGATTGTGGAGCACGGAGGGTTCAGATGCATGGGAGTGACTGAGAGGGAAATGATTCAGAGCCAGTTTCTATTGAAGATGTATTCTTGTGATAACTACAATATTCAGAAGCAGGATAATGAAGGAGCAACAGCACTTACTTTGGGTTGGCTTGATCAACCTCTCTATACCGTATCTTCTTGGGCACCGGTCGATGTTGCTGGAAGCTCATCCTCTTTTTCTCAGCCAGCTTGA